CTGGCTATGATGTTTTCTTTTTCACGTTGCCCTTTCCAGCACAGTTCCAGCAACTATGTGTAGTATGAAAATGGTGTCAACCTGTGCGCCTCGCATGGGTAGAGCTGTTTCAGCTGGATCCTAGACCTGGCACGGTAGGTTGCTCATGGTCcatagcagacctgggttcaaatatgaTTCAAATAGAacagtcaacaacaacaaaaaacaacccAACTGGCACTCCAGTTGGTACACTGAAGGTATAGAAGGGTCGTGGTAACTATAACAGCCATGCTCACAGGGAGCAGAcacttctctgttctctgtgcctaaaaaaaatattaaaaaaatatatatatatgttttgtcatttagcagagacgCTCTTATCCACAGACGATCTTTTCCAGAGCTGCTTACAGGTGCAATTAagacagtgtttcccaaactccgtCACGGGGACACAGAGGGGTGCACATTTTGGCCCtcgcactacacagctgattcaaataatcaatgcTTGATGATtcgttgattatttgaatcagctgtgtagtgctagagcaaaaaccaaagtgTTCACctcttggggtccccaggaccaagTTTGGAAAACCcagaattagggttaagtgccttgctccagGGCACATTGGCAGATTTTTTCAACTATTTGTcttagggatttgaaccagcaacactCTAAAccgttaggctacctgccacctaccTGTTCCCCACTTAAGTGGAGTATGATAGAGAAGAGTGTAATCTAGAGCCAGATAGAAGGTATAATATAAAGCATATAACCACAGAGACACAAGAAACTCTGTTTAAATCCACTCTCATCTCCTCGTGATACCCTGGCTTTCCTGGCTCTGGCAATTCCCTTACACTGAGAGAGGTTTATAAATTATTCATTACCCTTTTGTATCCATGGGACAGTTAATTTCACCTGGCtgagtgtctccatgtctccggATTGACTCTTAGACTTGGGTCGCAATTCTGTTATGTTTAGTAAAGTCACGGGCTGGTGAATCTGGTTCCTGAGATTGACAGGAATGGAGATGAGCGTAAATGTGCTTCTCTTGATATCAGGGATTTACCCCTGGAGAATGGAACATCATTAGCCTAGATCCATatttgtttgtgctgtcttgccaactcctatggtcatggCAAGATGGCAAAAGAGTTTTGGGACCAGGTTAGAACTCAGATAGAAATGTTGTGTAGTTCTGTGTTGACTCAGCTCTACTGAATGTCGCAGCCCACTGCACAGCATAAGCCCTAAGTCACGGGTGGGCAAAGGACCCCCCCGCCccgcccccattgattttgttagtcagtctcattcagatatcatattaaaactgcaaacatttctctcccccctatggcaaaatgtgtagaattgtggtGGTCAACTGCGGcctctcatgatgagttcagaagTTTTGTGTCCCCCACCCCcgtcaaagttgcccatccctggtaaTACGAATTAGTGACGGGCATACTTTTAAGGTGGACAGCCTTTTCTAGCAAACGAAACTATTCATTTGTTCAGCCAGTGATGTGATAAACTGTTCAACCAACAGTATTGGCATTTTACACACCCATCTGAGACCAAGATGTTCTGACTGGCCTGCTAAACAATCCTATGTGTGTTGCCCTACTTACTGTGGCATAGCTAGTGACGCGTTCCAGTCGTCCATAGGAAGCAAACTGACCGAGAAGCTATATCATTATAGCATTATACCCATATCATCCACTGTGACACTGAGTGATGTTTCTCCCTATCACTGCCTGGGGACTGACAATGTCTGTCTGCTTCATCCAGAATACATAAAAACAGCCTAGATCAAATTCACTGAATATTGTTAGCATGGAGAAGAAATACAGTATTTGATATGGGTTTGTGCTTCATGAAGGCACGGTTTCCTGATTGGTATTTTTGTCTGTTTTCTGATAATATTGAGTTTaagaaaaatctaatcaaatgtatttatatagcccttcgtacatcggctgatatctcaaagtgctgtaacagaaacccagcctaaaaccccaaacagcaagcaatgcaggtgtagaagcacggtggctgggaaaaactccctagaaaggccaaaacctaggaagaaacctagagaggaaccaggctatgtggcgtggccagtcctcttctggctgtgccgggtggagattataacagaacatggccaagatgttcaaatgttcataaatgaccagcatggtcgaataataataaggcagaacagttgaaactggagcagcagcacagtcaggtggactggggacagcaaggagtcatcatgtcaggtagtcctggggcacggtcctacggctcaggtcctccgagagagcgaaagaaagagagaattagagagagcatatgtggggtggccagtcctcttctggctgtgccgggtggagattataacagaacatggccaagatgttcaaatgttcataaatgaccagcatggtcgaataataataaggcagaacagttgaaactggagcagcagcacagtcaggtggactggggacagcaaggagtcatcatgtcaggtagtcctggggcacggtcctacggctcaggtcctccgagagagcgaaagaaagagagaattagagagagcatatgtggggtggccagtcctcttctggctgtgccgggtggagattataacagaacatggccaagatgttcaaatgttcataaatgaccagcatggtcgaataataataaggcagaacagtttaaactggagcagcagcatggccaggtggactggggacagcaaggagtcatcatgtcaggtagtcctggggcatggtcctagggctcaggtcagttgaaactggagcagcagcatggccaggtggactggggacagcaaggagtcatcatgtcaggtagtcctggggcatggtcctagggctcaggtcctccgagagagagaaagaaagagagaaggagagaattaaagaacgcacacttagattcacacaggacaccgaataggacaggagaagtactccagatataacaaactgaccctagccccccgacacataaactactgcagcataaatactggaggctgagacaggaggggtcaggagacactgtggccccatccgaggacacccccggacacggccaaacaggaaggatataaccccacccactttgccaaagcacagcccccacaccactagagggatatcttcaaccaccaacttaccatcctgagacaaggctgagtatagcccacaaagaaaACACATGTTCGCAAAGTCTGATGCGTGGTGGAAATTAGGTCTACATGGTTACACAGTTGTGCTTGTAATGTGAGCCACATCTAGTCAAACCTTCCTAAAGACGCTGTCCAATCAGGGGGTCTGAAATAACAGAGGTGTCCGATGCTAATGGGCCATGGTTAGAACGCTCTCCTCTCTGATTTGAGTGTCTTTTTCAGTGGCTAAACCCATCACTGTCCTCGTTGTGGTCCTAGAAAGATTGCTATTACACTGACATTCTCCCCTAAGGGTGCTTTGCAGCTGGATAGCATGGCACATGTACTGCATGCTATTTTAATGTATTTCTTTTGTGAAATAGAAATTAGTTGTGAATAAATCTGGAATATACCGTGGCATGAAATGTATGTTATATAGCCCATTCCTATGTGAATTACAAAATGGTTTACAGTATGATAGAGGTCCTTGACAACTCTGACCTGATTCAGGCAGTCAGACGGATGCTGGACGCTAAGCCAATATGTCAGACCATCTGGAGTCAAGGTGTTCAGGTGTGGATTGGACAAAAGTTCACTCTGGGAATGCAAAATCGCATAATTTCTCTCCTTACAAAACATGTCAAACGTGATTTCACATTGGGAACTCCCAAGAGTTCCTTCCCAATTCCACCTTTGGTTGTGTATACTGGAGGTTTGTTCACCTTAATATGATTGAGTTACTCCCTCTGGTGCTGCCCCTGGCCCTGATCCTAGAGGACAGTCAGGGCCACACTGTGACCCTGTGTGACAGAGAGGTCCCTGGTGCTCAACCTCACTGCAGGTTAATGACACCAACAGGGACACAGTAGATCGTTAGAACAGCTCACTGTAGAGGAGACTGTACACCAGAGGGAGAACCACAACGTAGAGTGTTTACTGGATCACAAAAATGACTGTAAACAATTGCAGTGCTATACACCAATCACAGTAAGAGGTACGGTCACTGAGAGGTGAAACTAGTCCCTGGATCCAGCAGAGTAGAGCCTCCCAGGGATGGGATGTTATGGTCCCTGACCGTGTCAGATTAGCATTTTGGAGTGTTATATCCTCTCTTGCATGACTGAGTTCATTACAGAGTCCCAGCTTGGCCAGCTGATCCCCATCCCATCCTCTGGGGCTCTCATTAGAGCTCAGTACACAGCAAATGGGCTAGATGCAAGACTGACCGGGACTTAAAAGTACAGGGTTCGGTTATAGTGCCCACTTTTGATCTCATCATACTTCATGGATTGAAAGTTAGAGATTTTGAATAAGGTCTGCCTACGGTGCTATCCGAATTCACGTCAAAGGCAAAATCCATATCCTCTTACATTACGTGTCATACTTTTAGCTACCTTGGGTTCGACATTTTGCCAATGGTTCTGTCTGGCATTGGCTTTCACTTTGCATAGATTCTTTCCGGGCCCAGCATGCTTGAACAGTGTGTTGGAACACCCATGTAATATCTAAGGTATATCAGTGTGTCAGACCTGCTGCGCTAGGCAACTGTTTAATTGCCTCCAAGACCCTATAGGCTAAGCAAGCGTTAAACAAACCAACACGATACTTCCTTCCTTCTGGGTTTAGTGTGTCTCGTGGTGATTcaaaggggtctgtgtgtgtgtgtttccgtggTGATTGGAGGGGTCTGGCTGGAGGAAGGAGGAAGTGGAGAAAACAGACAGTCATGATGAATGATGTGGCTGTCTGGGGAACATGCTCTAGGGAGGTTATGTGCTGCTGGACCACTTTTTATGGAGCTAGTCATTTTTTCGACTGTGGCCGTGGCCTCGTCTGGACTGGACTGGATTGAGGGAGAACCACAACGTAGAGTGTTTACTGGATCACAAAAAAGGACTGTAAAGTCACAACGGTTTGAGCTAAACAACTATTAAGTTGGATATCCATTTCCCACTGAGAAAACAATTTCTGTACTTACAACATTCTTATAAATGCATTTTTTTATCAGGTTTTTGATTGGCGGACCTTACTTGTTTATTGACATTTGTCAATAAAACTCATGAATACAACTTTTTGTATCAAATTGTTTCGTGCTCTACTTGAAAAGAACATGGTAAAACACTTCAATGTGAGGCTAAATATGATTGCAGAGCAAGCATATGAATGAAAGTAGTGAATTTCAGCGTTTTCACTGTAGGAGGCCTCGGACAAATTTTGTTTTTAAGATGCTATTCTCACATTGCTATTCTCTTATTGCAGGATGGATCCCACCACTTGCTACTGCCAAGGTCATGGCATTTGATTTCAAGCTGCCCGTCAGTCTGATAACAACAAGTAGAAAAGGTGAGCTTCTGGTCTGCTTCCGTTACTTCACAACTCAGTTTTAAATTACATTTGTGAGCAGTGAATGAGAAACTCTCAGCACAGAGCTCTAAAAGGGAAGTCAAGGACAATGAGAACCCGGCATCACAAAGTGAGAGAAATGAGCAGGAAATTAACAAAAGGAAGGATAGTGGAATCATTTTAAACATGCAATGACTTGTGTCTCAATTACTGTGTAAAGTGGTATCGGTCAAATATAACCAGTATACAAATCTATCCGACATACAGCATTTTCTATTTGAAAAACTTCCCTGTTAGACAGAATTAGGGTTTTGCAAAGCAttattgtaaaatgtattttgaagCATTACCAATATCCAATTTTAAAGCAGTGCCTGTTCGAATTCATGATACCGGTAgtagtgtgtgaatgtgtgtcatCCTGTGTGTCATCCAGAGCTCTAAACTAGGGCAACAATATTGCAAAGgctgcatggtgtgtgtgtgtgtgtttgtgtggagggcTCCTGTCACATGACATCTGATATCGCAGATTTTGGTGGTCAGAATTGAAGAGAGCGCTGGATAATCCAAAATGTTCCCGAACAGGTATTCCAATATCAAATATCGTTATTTGTTAAATATGTAGGCTATTATGGAAACACCCCTCAACGTTACTACTGAGCACGCACACCTAACGGATATCTTTGGACATCACCGGTGGGGGTGAGGAGACCTAAAAATCAGTGATCGATTATGCGTTCCCGTGCTATCAGGTagttccagactcacattaatcatctccaatccaaaattaaatctagaatcggcttcctatatcgcaacaaagcatccttcactcatgctgccaaacataccctcgtaaatctgaccatcctaccgattctcgacttcggtgatgtcatctataaaatagcctccaacactctactcaacaaactggatgcagtctatcacagtcccatccgttttgtcaccaaagccccatacactacccaccattgcgacctgtacgctctcgttggttggccctcgcttcatactcgtcgccaaacccactggctacaggttatctacaagtctctgctaggtaaagccccgccttatctcagctcactggtcaccatagcagcacccactcatcGCACGCGCTCcatcaggtatatctcactggtcacccccaaagccaattcctcctttggtcgtctttccttccagttctctgctgcccatgactggaacgaattgcaaattctgaagctggagactcacatctccctcactagctttaagcaccagctgtcagagcagcttacagatcactgcacctgtacatagcccatctgtaaacagcccacctatctacctacctcatccccatactggtatttatttatttatttagctcctttgcaccacagtatctctacttgcacattcatcttctgccgatctaccattccagtgtttaattgctatattgtaattacttcgtcaccatggcctatttatttccttaacctcttgaaacgagcaatcccgtatccgggatcgtaattatagcctcaagctcattaccataacgcaacgttaactattcatgaaaatcacaaatgaaatgaaataaatatattggctctcaagcttagccttttgttaacaacactgtcatctcagattttcaaaatatgcttttcaaccatagctaaacaagcatttgtgtaagagtattgatacctagcatagcattaagcccagcattcagcaggcaacattttcacaaaaacaagaaaagcattcaaataaaatcatttacctttgaagaactttggatgttttcaatgaggagattcTCAGTtatatagcaaatgttcagtttttccaaaaagattatttgcactcactgtatatagactttttgttttcttttgttctactgtattattgactgtatgttttgtttattccttgtgtaactctgtgttgttgtgtgtgtcgaattgctacgctttatcttggccaggtcgcagttgcaaatgagaacttgttctcaactagcctacctggttaaataaaggtgaaataaaaaatataaataaataaaaaaagttatCGTAAGTTCGTAGTTCCACCTGGAAAGTTTCACTTGAATGCTCTTAGTCATAATTTCAAGTGGGAAGCTCAGAGAAAATGTTGTTACCCGAGTTGCCGAGTTGTGACGTTTCACCACTGACCTTTAACCTTTTCGACAAGTCTGTTTTTGACAACTACAAACTCATCATTATGCATTTTCaaaatcaaatggtatttgtcacatgcgctgaatacaacaggtgtagactatactgtgaaatgcttacttcacgAGACGTTAACCAACAATCCACAGTTTTAAAAAGTAAGTAAGAAAAATgtgctaaataaactaaaggaGAAATAGTAACACGATAACATTTCAACAACGAATacgggtaccagtaccgagtcaatgtgcagggggtactggTGACTCGAGTTAacgtaggtaggggtaaagtgactatgcatagataataaacagagagtagcagcggtgtatgtgaaggaatgtgaatgtactgtatatgtgtgtgtgcagggcgtcaatatgcaagtgtgtgtgttttgtgtgtgttggagtgtcaatgtactatgtgtgattgtgtggttagtgagtgagtccagtgagtgtacatcgagcctgtgcaagagagtcagtgcaaaaaaaaagttaaataaaataagggggtcaatgtaaatagtccgggtaggcatttgatgaactgtttttcagtcttatggcttgggtgtagaagctgatAAAGGAGCCGTTTGATCCCAGAACTGcctgccatgcggtagcagagaggacagtctgttcgaatacccatactaacatactgtatactacatacttaatgactATATGctacatactattagttcattttagtatatgtaatattcatatgtgtaaacatactgaattgtaattggatgcattttaccgccatatcatactgtgctatgattggttaagaccacCCAAATGTTTAGGTCATGGGCAATTTGATCCTGGTTGGGATACATGAACTTgccagttatagctagctaataaagagcTACCTTAAGAAATATTCTGTAGTACTGCATTGTATTATTTTGTACAAAGTgtgcaaaacaagacatggtgtcAGAGTAAAAGGTCTTAAAAGATGCATTTTTCTGGAGTTCCTTCACCTCGAATGGACTGGGAGTCTAAAAACTTACCCGATGCATGGCGTAAGTACAAACAGCATGTGGAGCTAATGTTCACGGGTCCTCTgaaggacagagaagaagagggaaaATGCAGTTACCTGCTCCTCTGGATCAGTGAAAAAGGGAGAGATATTTTCAACACATGGACACTTACCGAGGCTGAATCAAAGGTACTGAAAACATACTAGGATCGTTTTGAAGCATATGTTGCGCCGAAGACCAATACGATTTTCGCTAGGTACAAATTCCATGAGAAAGTACAGGGAGCTAGCCAGTCTTTTGAACAGTTTGTGACAGAGCTGCGTCTGTTTGTGAAAGACTGTGATTATGCAAACAATGATGAGTACACTTaccgggagtgagagagaaacttTTGAATGTTGGGTCTGAGGTAACGCTGGATAAAGCTATCGACATAGCCAGATCTCACGAGCTAGCACAGGCTCAGATGAGAAACATTTCATGCGGCAGCACGAGCGCATCACGTGAACAAGCAGTGCACTCAGTCAGGCAGACATCAAAGCACACCGCTGGTGCACAGAGAGCGCGTTTTAGAACTGAGAGAGACATAACTCCAAAACAGAGCAACACAGACTCAAAACATGTGGATATTGTGGATACAAGTGCATGGCGAACAAGGAAATTGCCCAGCTTAAGGCAAACAGTGTATTAAATGTGGATAATGGAATCACTTTGCAAAAGTGTGCAGAGCTTACTGTGGAAAAACAGTACACACAGTGAGTGAAGATGAAATGCCAATCAAAGAGTCAAACGCTGATGAACTGTTTATTGATTCAGTGACACAGAAAAGTCAAATATCTGAGACAGAGCAAGCCTTTGCTGACATTGAGACAGGAACACAAGGCACAGAGCTAAAGTTCAAACTAGACACTGGTGCACAAGTAAACAGGATTCCTCTGAATAAGTACCACTGCTAGACATTTGAGTGCGAGCTACAGCCCACCACGCGCAGACTGACTAGTTATGGTGGTGAACAGCTCCCAGTAGAAGGCACATGCACTTTCAAATGCAAATACAAGGAAAGTGACATGATGTTGGACTTTTAAGTTGTTGACACTAGAGCACCTGCAGTGCTAGGTCTTAAAGCATGTTTAGACATGGACCTCATCAAGCTAGTTTTATCAGTGACAACACCAGTAGAGACAGACAATTTACTGGAGGAGTTTGCTGATGTTTTTACGGGAATAGGATTATTCCCAGGAGAATGTACCATTCACCTTGACCCAGATGCAACCCCTGTGGTCTACCCACCGAGAAAGATTCCCCTTGCTCTCCGTGCCTGTCTGAAGGTAGAGTTGGAGAGCATGGAGCAATCTGACATAGTCACCAAGGTTACAGAACCGACTGACTGGGTAAACGCGTTAGTGTTGGTAGAGAAACCACGCACAGGCAAGCTCCGAGTATGCCTCGACCCAAGAGGCTTGAACAAGGCTATCAAACGCCCCCATTACCCTTTACCGACTCTAGATAGCATCACACACAAGCTAGCGGGAGCACACTACTTCAGTGTCATGGACGCTAGATCAGGCTATCAAGCTCACAGAAGAGTCATCTAAGCTCACAACATTCAACACACCGTTTGGACGCTACAGGTTCCGTCGCCTGCCTTTTGGGATGATCTGAGCCCAAGACGTGTTTCAGCGAAAGATCGCCGAAGTGTACGAAGGCCTCGACAGAGTTTTGGCCATTGTGGATGACATCCTTGTCTATGGTCGAACCAAAGAGGGACACGACCAAAATCTCCGCGCGATGCTGCAAAGGTCCCGCGAGAGAGGAGTCTGGCTCAACTCTGAGAAGAGCACAGTCGGTGCTACAGAGGTCAGCTACTTCGGACATCTTCTCACAGCTAATGGAATCAAGCCAGATCCACAGAAGATCTCAGCAATAAAAGAAATGGAGCCACCAAAGAACTGCGCGGAGCTGGAAACAGTGCTTGGCATGGTCAACTACTTAGCCAAGTTCGCACCCAGCCTCTCCAATGCTAATGCACCCCTGCGTCAACTGCTAAAGCGGTCCAGTGAGTTTCTCTGGGACAAGCAACACGACATTGCTTTCCAGAATGTGAAAGAATTGATCACGAGAGAACCAGGACCAATCCTTGCCTACTACGACCCCAACAAAGAGCTCAGATTCAAGTGGACGCGTCGAAGTATGGACTAGGTGCAGCGCTATTGCAAGAAGGAAAGCCCATCGGCTACGCTTCCAAATCTCTCACAGACTGTGAAATGAACTACGCTCAAATCGAAAAGGAGCTCTACGCCAAACTGTTCGGATGTAAACGTTTCCATCAGTTCATATATGGAATCCGTCCACAAGACCCTTGAGTCAATTATGAGGAAACCACCAAGGCTGCAGAGAATGATCCTTCAACTACAAAAATACGACTTCACAATCACTCACCGTCCAGGCAAAGACATCCCTGTCGCAGACACACTCTCCATGAAGTTTCTTACTTATAAGGACAGCAGCCTCAGTGAAGGCATGGACATGCAAGTGCACACTGTGTACAGCAACTTACCAGTTAGTGACACAAAACTGAAGGAGATCCAAGCAGAAACAGAAAAGGACTCACAACTCGCACAGCTGAGGAAAGTCCTACAGGATGGATGgcctgaggagaggagaaaatgccCTCACAGCGTCTCAGAATTCTGGACCATTGTGATGAACTATCACTGATCAACGGAATAATTTTCAAAGGCGAGAAAATCATTATTCCTACCAGTCTCAGAGAAGAGATTTTGACAAAGATCCATGCTGGACACATGGGCATGGAAAAGTGCAGACAGAGAACACGGGACATTTTGTTTTGGCGCTGAATGTGCAAACAAATAGAGGACATTGTTGGTAAATGTGCCATATGTCTTGAACGACGCCCCTCAAACACCAAAGAGCCAATGTTACCTCACTGTATCCCAGACCGACCCTGGCAGGTCGTGGCAACCGATCTGTCCACCTGGAACAAAGAGGACTACATTGTAACAGTGGACTACTGCAGCAGATACTTAGAACTCGACAAGCTTCACAGCACCACATCTGCAGCTGTGATACCCAAGCTGAAAGCAGAGTTTGCCAGGCATGGCATTGTAGAGACTTTAAGATCTGACAATGGGCCCTGTTAAAAATCAAATGAGTTTGAATCCTTCACAAAAGCATGGGAGTTTACACATGTCACCACAAGCCCACATTACCCTCAAAGTAATGGCCTTGCTGAAAAATCTGTGCAGATTGGTAAATCACTCatggacaaagcaaaagcagacaAGACAGACCCCTACCTCAGTCTCCTTGAATACTGCAACACTCCAGTTGACAACTTCAAATCACCAGCCCAGTTGTTGATGAGCTGCAGACTTCGCTCAATCCTTCCCAGCACCAACCAGCAGCTGCAACCTGAGGTCGTCAGCTACAAGGAAATGCATGAAACACgtgtacagagacaacaacaataAAAGCGATACTACGACAGGTCAGCTAGACCACTGCCACCACTGATCGACGGAGAGTCAGTTAGAATCCAGGAGCATGGCCTCTGGAGGCCGACAGTCGTCATCCAGCCAGCTGACACTGAACGTTCATACCACGTCGTCACCTACTGAACACAAAAGAACAACACACTGATGAGATGAACTGTTCCCCTGAAAGAGAACGTGAtggactaaacacacacagcacaacatACACCATTCTTACCTGCAACACCACAAGAACTGTTGACTGACACAGAAGCATGCTCAGCATCATATCGCACAAGGTCAGGAAGAGAGCCCAGAGCTGTCCTAGACCTGTGAAATGTCAAAGGGTGTAGGCAGATCGCTGCCCTAAAAGAGTTCCAGACTGTAAACTTGTTATTGAAAGTTCACTTGAAATGCTTTGGTATTGTATTTGTTGGAAATGTTATGATGTTATTTCTACAGTGAAAGCTGAGTTGCTGAGAATCCCT
This is a stretch of genomic DNA from Oncorhynchus nerka isolate Pitt River linkage group LG25, Oner_Uvic_2.0, whole genome shotgun sequence. It encodes these proteins:
- the LOC115108941 gene encoding uncharacterized protein LOC115108941 → MLQRSRERGVWLNSEKSTVGATEVSYFGHLLTANGIKPDPQKISAIKEMEPPKNCAELETVLGMVNYLAKFAPSLSNANAPLRQLLKRSSEFLWDKQHDIAFQNVKELITREPGPILAYYDPNKELRFKWTRRSMD